The Rhodopseudomonas julia DNA segment TCACTTTCACAAACGCGCCTTGCTTGAGTTTCCGTGAGCACTCGCGCGGGCTTTGCTTTCCGACCGATAGCCCATAAGCTCAGTCTTCCAAAAGAATAAGACTGCAATGGTGGGAGGAACAGAATGCTATTCCAGCGCAAAGTTTTACGCTCCTTTGTCATGGCCGTGGCCAGCCTTGGTCTCGTTGGCGCTATTGCCTGGCCTTCTTCGGGGCGGGCTCAGGAAGAACAGAATTACCTGCTGGCGACAGCTTCAACAGGCGGCACTTATTATCCGGTGGGTGTTGCTCTTGCCACGCTCATCAAGGTCAAGCTGCAGCCCAGTGAAAAGATCGGCATGTCGGCGATCAACTCTGCGGGCTCGGCCGAGAACATCAAGCTGATGCGTGACAACGAGGTCCAGTTCGCCATCCTGCAAGGCCTTTATGGCGCTTATGCGAAGAAGGGCTCCGGCCCGTTGGAAAATGAGGGGCCGCAGGAGAATCTCCGCTCCGTCACCATGCTGTGGCCGAATGTGGAACATTTCGTCCTGAAATCCGACCTTGCCGACACAGGCACCATCGCTGACGTTGAAAAGGCCAAGGGCAAGTCGATCAATCTCGGCGCGCAGAATTCCGGCACGCTCGGCTCCAACCGCACCATCCTCGGCAATCTCGGCTACAATATCGATGAGGATTTCAACCTCGTCTATTCCGGCTACGGCCCAGCGGCCGAAGCCCTGCAGAACGGACAGGTCGTGCTGATCTCGACGCCAGCCGGCCCGCCGGTCGGCGCCATCAGCCAGGCCTTTGCCAATATGGGCAACGAGATCACCGTCCTCGATTTCACCGATGAGGAGATGAAAGAGGCAAATGGCGATTTCGAGGAATTGTGGACGCGCTTCACGATCCTGGCCGGGACCTATCCGGGCCAGGAGAAGGAGATCAACACGATCGCGCAGCCGAACTTCCTCGCCGTGCGCGCCGATGTGCCGGAAGAGACCATCTACAAGATGACGAAGACGATCTACGAGAATCTGCCCTTCCTGCAGGGCATCCATCCGGCGACGAAAAACATGAAGCTCGAAGCGGCGATCGCCGGACTGCCGCTGCCACTGCATCCGGGCGCAGCGCGCTATTACGAAGAGCAGGGGATTGCGATCCCGGACCGTCTCAAGGTCGCGGCCGAATAAAAGGCGCGTGCGAGACGCCGCTTCAGGCCTGGTCACGGGCCGCGTGCGCTTGCATGCGGTCCGCTCGGCCGCGACGGCGTCTTTCTATCTCCGCAAAAATTCTCCAGCTGCAGGGATCGGACGATGAGCGAGGCGCAAAACGCGTCTGAGCAGGCTGCGCCTCAGAAGGATGTCGACGGCGAAGTCGAAACCCATGTCAGGAGCCTCGCCTCCTGGCCGGCGCGGGCTTTCGCCGCCTGCGGCATCGCCATCTCGCTCTTCCATATCTGGGCGAATATCGACGGGCGCGTGTCGACCTTGTGGCTCGTCGGCATTCATTTCGCCGGTTTCGCTTTTCTCGCCTGCCTGCGCTACCCGCTCAAAGCCGGACGCTTCGTGGCGCCACTCTGGCTCGATGCTGTCACCGGAGCCGTCATCGCGGGTGCGACGCTCTTCATCATCGGCTCGGAGACGGCGATCTATGCGCAGGGCGTGCGTCTTTCGCCCGAGCATTGGGTGGCCGCGATCCTCGTCATTGTCGGCGCGATCGAGCTGACGCGGCGCACGACGGGGCCGATCATCCCGGTCTTGATCATCCTGGCGCTCTCCTATGTGTCGTTTCTCGGTGCCTACGCGCCGGGCGTCTTCCGGTTCGCCGGCCTTTCCTATGAGACGGTTCTCTTCCGATCGATCTTTGCCGATGAGGGCATGTTCGGCACGATCGGGCGGATCTCGGCGAGTTTCGTCTTCATGTTCATTCTCTTCGGCGCATTTCTGGTGCGCTCGGGCGCCGGCGATTTCATCATCGATCTTGCCCGCGCGCTCGCCGGCCGCCTCGTCGGAGGCCCCGGCTTCGTGGCCGTCTTTGCGTCGGGACTGACCGGCACGATCTCCGGCTCGGCCGTCGCCAATACGGTGTCGACCGGCGTCATCACCATTCCGCTCATGAAGAAATCGGGCTTTCCGCCGCGCTTCGCCGCCGGCGTGGAAGCAGCCGCCTCGACCGGTGGGCAGCTGATGCCGCCGATCATGGGGGCGGGTGCCTTCGTCATGGCGTCGAATACGCAGATCCCCTATCTCGACATCGTCGCCGTCGCGACGCTGCCGGCGATCGCCTATTTCCTCACCGTCGCCTTCTTCGTCCGGATCGAGGCGAAGAAGCACCATATCGTCGGCGTCGACGACGAAAGCCGCAGTGCCTGGGAGGTCTTGAAGGCGGGCGGCCCGGCCTTCCTCGTCCCCGTCGCAACCCTGATCGGGCTTCTGATCTACGGCTTCACCCCGGTCTATGCCGCCGGCTGGGCGATCCTTTCCGTCGTTGCCGCCTCCTGGCTCACCAAGAACCGCATGGGTCCGAAGGCGATCCTGGAGGCCCTGGCGCTCGGCGCCCAGAACATGATCATGACGGCGGTGCTTCTCATTGCCGTCGGCCTCATCGTCAACGTCATCGCCATGACCGGCATCGGCAACACCTTCTCGCTGATGATCGCCGATTGGGCGGGCGGCAATCTCCTGATCGCGCTCCTCTTGATCGCGCTCGCCTCACTGGTGCTCGGGATGGGACTGCCGGTGACGGCCGCGTATATCGTGCTCGCGACGCTCTCCGCGCCCGCCCTTCAGGGCATGATCGAGAACGGCTATCTCGTCGATCTTTTGACTGCGGGCAATTTGCCGGAGGCGGCACGCGGGCCCTTCCTGCTCGCCGATCCGGAGGCGATGACGAAGCTTGCCGCACCGATGAGCCGGGAGGCGGCGAACGCCTTCATCGCGGCGGCACCCGCCGAGGTCCTGCGCCTCGTGCATGGCCAGGCGCTCGATCCGGCGCTGATCACGGCAGCACTTCTTTCGGCCCATATGATCATCTTCTGGCTGTCGCAGGATTCCAACGTGACGCCGCCGGTCTGCCTCACCGCCTTTGCAGCTGCGGCGATCGCCCGCACGCCGCATATGGCGACCGGAATGACGGCGTGGAAACTCGCCAAGGGGCTCTACATCGTGCCGATCCTCTTCGCCTATACGCCGTTTCTGCACGGCAGCGTGCCGGAGGTGCTTCTCGTCTTTGCGCAGGCGGTGATCGGCTCTTATGCCGTCGGTGCGGCTTTCGAGGGCTATATGGAGGCGCCGCTCGTCTGGCCGCTCAGACTTCTTGCCGGCGTTGCGGGCGTGGTCGTGCTGTGGCCGGGCCTGCCGGTTGCGACGGCGATCGGGGCCGCGATGACCTTCGCGCTGCTCCTGTGGACGATCCGGCTCGACCGTCGTGGCCGAGCGGCAGAAGCGGTTGCCTGAGCGCCAACCCGAAGCCTGGAAATCTCTCCGTGCTTGCCAGGTGCGGCACAGGCGCTAGCATCGGTTCTTTCACGAGAGAGCCGCGTCATGCCCGTCATAAACTCCCTTGCCGAAGCCGCCGACGAGATCACGCAATGGCGGCGCGATTTTCACCGCAACCCGGAGCTCCTCTACGACGTGCCGCGGACGGCGAAGGTGGTGGCGGACAGACTGCGCGCTTTCGGCTGTGACGAGGTGGTGGAGGGCATCGGGCGAAGCGGTGTCGTCGGCATCATCCGTGGCCGAGGAGACGGCGATCGCGGCATCGGCCTTCGTGCCGACATGGACGCGCTGCCGATCGAGGAGGAAAGCGGCAAGCCGTGGCGCTCCGAAACGCCCGGGAAGATGCATGCCTGCGGTCATGACGGCCATATGGCGATGCTGCTCGGCGCGGCGCGCTATCTCGCCGAAACGCGCAATTTCTCCGGGCGCGCGGTGATCGTCTTTCAGCCGGCCGAGGAGGGCGGTGCGGGTGCGCGCGCCATGATCGAAGACGGGTTGATGGAGCGTTTCGCCATCAGCGAGGTCTACGGCCTGCACAATATGCCGGGCATTCCCGTCGGCCAGTTCGGCATCCGTCCGGGCCCGCTGATGGCGGCGACCGACAATTTCATCATCCAGATCGAGGGCAAGGGATCGCATGCCGCCAAGCCGCATGCGGGCGTCGATCCCGTTCTCGTCGGCTCGCAGATCGTCAATGCGCTGCAATCGGTCGCCTCGCGCAATGTCGATCCCCTGAAGAGTGCCGTCGTCTCCGTGACGACCTTTCACGCTGGCGACACGTTCAACGTCATCCCGCAGCGCGGGACCTTGAAAGGCACGGTGCGCACGCTCGATCCGGCCATACGCGATCTGGTCGAGCGGCGCATGAACGAGATTGTGCCGACGATCGGGCAGGCTTTCGGGGCGCGCGCCCGCCTCGATTACCAGCGGCATTACCCGGTGACGGTCAATCACGAAGAGCAGACGCACAAGGCGGCGGCCGTCGCGCGCGAAATCGCCGGGGAGGGGGCGGTGACCGAAGACACGCCGCCGCTGATGGCCGGGGAGGATTTCTCCTATATGCTGGAAGCAAGACCGGGTGCTTTCATCTTTCTCGGCAACGGCGATTCCGCCGGCCTTCACCACCCCGCCTATGATTTCAACGACAGCGCAGCACCTTACGGCGCAAGCTATCTTGCACGCCTTGTCGAAAGGGCGATGCCGGCATGACGCTC contains these protein-coding regions:
- a CDS encoding TAXI family TRAP transporter solute-binding subunit; its protein translation is MLFQRKVLRSFVMAVASLGLVGAIAWPSSGRAQEEQNYLLATASTGGTYYPVGVALATLIKVKLQPSEKIGMSAINSAGSAENIKLMRDNEVQFAILQGLYGAYAKKGSGPLENEGPQENLRSVTMLWPNVEHFVLKSDLADTGTIADVEKAKGKSINLGAQNSGTLGSNRTILGNLGYNIDEDFNLVYSGYGPAAEALQNGQVVLISTPAGPPVGAISQAFANMGNEITVLDFTDEEMKEANGDFEELWTRFTILAGTYPGQEKEINTIAQPNFLAVRADVPEETIYKMTKTIYENLPFLQGIHPATKNMKLEAAIAGLPLPLHPGAARYYEEQGIAIPDRLKVAAE
- a CDS encoding TRAP transporter permease, with amino-acid sequence MSEAQNASEQAAPQKDVDGEVETHVRSLASWPARAFAACGIAISLFHIWANIDGRVSTLWLVGIHFAGFAFLACLRYPLKAGRFVAPLWLDAVTGAVIAGATLFIIGSETAIYAQGVRLSPEHWVAAILVIVGAIELTRRTTGPIIPVLIILALSYVSFLGAYAPGVFRFAGLSYETVLFRSIFADEGMFGTIGRISASFVFMFILFGAFLVRSGAGDFIIDLARALAGRLVGGPGFVAVFASGLTGTISGSAVANTVSTGVITIPLMKKSGFPPRFAAGVEAAASTGGQLMPPIMGAGAFVMASNTQIPYLDIVAVATLPAIAYFLTVAFFVRIEAKKHHIVGVDDESRSAWEVLKAGGPAFLVPVATLIGLLIYGFTPVYAAGWAILSVVAASWLTKNRMGPKAILEALALGAQNMIMTAVLLIAVGLIVNVIAMTGIGNTFSLMIADWAGGNLLIALLLIALASLVLGMGLPVTAAYIVLATLSAPALQGMIENGYLVDLLTAGNLPEAARGPFLLADPEAMTKLAAPMSREAANAFIAAAPAEVLRLVHGQALDPALITAALLSAHMIIFWLSQDSNVTPPVCLTAFAAAAIARTPHMATGMTAWKLAKGLYIVPILFAYTPFLHGSVPEVLLVFAQAVIGSYAVGAAFEGYMEAPLVWPLRLLAGVAGVVVLWPGLPVATAIGAAMTFALLLWTIRLDRRGRAAEAVA
- a CDS encoding M20 aminoacylase family protein; this encodes MPVINSLAEAADEITQWRRDFHRNPELLYDVPRTAKVVADRLRAFGCDEVVEGIGRSGVVGIIRGRGDGDRGIGLRADMDALPIEEESGKPWRSETPGKMHACGHDGHMAMLLGAARYLAETRNFSGRAVIVFQPAEEGGAGARAMIEDGLMERFAISEVYGLHNMPGIPVGQFGIRPGPLMAATDNFIIQIEGKGSHAAKPHAGVDPVLVGSQIVNALQSVASRNVDPLKSAVVSVTTFHAGDTFNVIPQRGTLKGTVRTLDPAIRDLVERRMNEIVPTIGQAFGARARLDYQRHYPVTVNHEEQTHKAAAVAREIAGEGAVTEDTPPLMAGEDFSYMLEARPGAFIFLGNGDSAGLHHPAYDFNDSAAPYGASYLARLVERAMPA